Proteins encoded in a region of the Haloglomus salinum genome:
- the thsA gene encoding thermosome subunit alpha, protein MGNQPLIVLSEDSQRTSGRDAQSMNITAGKAVAESVRTTLGPKGMDKMLVDSTGNVVVTNDGVTILKEMDIEHPAANMIVEVAETQEDEVGDGTTTSVVIAGELLAKAEDLLEQDIHATILAQGYRQAAQRAKEILKENAIEVSSDDTEYLEEIAATAMTGKGAENARDTLSSLVVSAVQAVADDDGIDTDNVKLEKVVGGAVENSELVEGVIVDKERVHDNMPYMAEDANVALLDTAIEVKETEIDAEVNVDSPDQLQQFLDQEEEQLREMVDQLKDAGADVVFAQKGIDDMAQHYLAKEGILAVRRAKKSDIKALSRATGAKVVSNIDDITEDDLGFAGSVAEKDIGGDTRIFVEDVDQARSVTLVLRGGTEHVVDEVERAIEDSMGVVRVTLEDGKVLPGGGAPEIELSMGLRDFADSVEGREQLAVEAFADAIDVIPRTLAENAGHDPIDSLVDLRSEHDDGNTAAGLDAYTGDIVDMEEEGVVEPLRVKTQAIESATEAAVMILRIDDVIAAGDLKGGQTGDDDEDAGGPGGPGGAPGGMGGGMGGMGGGMGGMM, encoded by the coding sequence ATGGGGAACCAGCCCCTTATCGTACTCAGCGAGGACAGCCAGCGGACCTCCGGGCGAGACGCCCAGTCGATGAACATCACGGCCGGGAAGGCCGTCGCCGAGTCCGTTCGGACGACACTCGGCCCGAAGGGGATGGACAAGATGCTCGTCGACTCGACGGGCAACGTCGTCGTCACGAACGACGGCGTCACCATCCTCAAGGAGATGGACATCGAGCACCCCGCGGCCAACATGATCGTCGAGGTCGCCGAGACCCAGGAGGACGAGGTCGGTGACGGGACCACCACCTCCGTCGTCATCGCCGGCGAGCTCCTCGCGAAGGCCGAGGACCTCCTCGAGCAGGACATCCACGCGACCATCCTCGCGCAGGGGTACCGCCAGGCCGCCCAGCGCGCGAAGGAGATCCTCAAGGAGAACGCCATCGAGGTCTCCTCGGACGATACGGAGTATCTCGAGGAGATCGCCGCGACGGCGATGACTGGCAAGGGCGCCGAGAACGCACGCGACACCCTCTCCTCGCTCGTCGTCTCGGCCGTCCAGGCCGTCGCCGACGACGACGGTATCGACACCGACAACGTCAAGCTCGAGAAGGTCGTCGGCGGCGCCGTCGAGAACTCCGAGCTCGTCGAGGGCGTCATCGTCGACAAGGAGCGCGTCCACGACAACATGCCGTACATGGCCGAGGACGCCAACGTCGCCCTCCTCGACACGGCCATCGAGGTCAAGGAGACCGAGATCGACGCCGAGGTCAACGTCGACTCGCCGGACCAGCTCCAGCAGTTCCTCGACCAGGAGGAGGAGCAGCTCCGCGAGATGGTCGACCAGCTCAAGGACGCCGGCGCGGACGTCGTCTTCGCCCAGAAGGGCATCGACGACATGGCCCAGCACTACCTCGCGAAGGAGGGCATCCTCGCCGTCCGCCGCGCGAAGAAGTCCGATATCAAGGCGCTCTCGCGCGCCACGGGCGCGAAGGTCGTCTCCAACATCGACGACATCACCGAGGACGACCTCGGCTTCGCCGGCTCCGTCGCCGAGAAGGACATCGGCGGCGACACCCGCATCTTCGTCGAGGACGTCGACCAGGCTCGCTCGGTCACGCTCGTCCTCCGCGGTGGGACCGAGCACGTCGTCGACGAGGTCGAGCGCGCCATCGAGGACTCGATGGGCGTCGTCCGCGTCACCCTGGAGGACGGCAAGGTCCTCCCCGGTGGGGGCGCCCCCGAGATCGAGCTCTCGATGGGGCTCCGTGACTTCGCGGACTCCGTCGAGGGCCGCGAGCAGCTCGCCGTCGAGGCGTTCGCCGACGCCATCGACGTCATCCCGCGTACGCTCGCCGAGAACGCCGGCCACGACCCGATCGACTCGCTCGTGGACCTGCGCTCCGAGCACGACGACGGCAACACCGCCGCCGGCCTCGACGCCTACACCGGCGACATCGTCGACATGGAAGAGGAGGGCGTCGTCGAGCCGCTCCGCGTGAAGACCCAGGCCATCGAGTCCGCCACCGAGGCGGCCGTGATGATCCTGCGCATCGACGACGTCATCGCCGCTGGCGACCTGAAGGGCGGCCAGACCGGCGACGACGACGAGGACGCCGGCGGACCCGGCGGCCCGGGCGGCGCCCCCGGCGGCATGGGCGGCGGCATGGGCGGCATGGGCGGCGGCATGGGCGGCATGATGTGA